Proteins from a single region of Dyadobacter fanqingshengii:
- a CDS encoding class I SAM-dependent methyltransferase, with product MNILPKVEDFITAFEQSVSNNSFIKLSLGNYHGSEENLKNIYVKRILIKKEEKFSFTYRYKTRDIVKNYSLEEVKILFESLIATDFHVATLFTNSEELQFEILKNNKVTLKRKTTEIKEVPLPAHDHTKNRLISSENKPYLHELNITDKDGTVYKKAQDKFRQINHYIEILSALVKEIPTDTRLNVADMGSGKGYLTFALYDYLQNVLHVDAHVTGVEFRPDLVSLCNDIAKNSNFKNLHFEEGSIESFNSEGINMLIALHACDTATDDAVFKGISAGSDLIVVAPCCHKQIRREIEKNKTVNDVQFLTRYGIFLERQAEMVTDGIRALILEYFGYKTKVFEFISDAHTPKNVLIVGTKDTRNAPDQPAILQKIRDAKQYFGIGYHHLEKITGLQSHQ from the coding sequence ATGAATATTTTGCCAAAAGTTGAAGACTTTATAACCGCATTTGAACAGAGCGTTTCCAACAATTCCTTCATCAAGCTCTCGCTGGGAAACTATCACGGGTCAGAAGAAAATCTTAAAAACATTTATGTTAAAAGGATCCTGATTAAGAAGGAAGAAAAATTCAGCTTTACTTACCGATACAAAACCAGGGACATTGTTAAAAATTACAGTTTAGAGGAAGTCAAAATCCTTTTTGAAAGTCTGATCGCAACAGATTTCCATGTGGCGACGCTTTTTACCAATTCAGAAGAACTGCAATTTGAGATACTGAAAAACAATAAGGTTACTTTAAAAAGGAAGACGACTGAAATCAAAGAGGTGCCCCTGCCCGCACATGATCACACTAAAAACCGCCTGATCAGCAGCGAAAATAAACCTTACTTGCATGAACTGAACATTACCGACAAGGATGGAACAGTGTATAAAAAAGCGCAGGATAAGTTTCGGCAGATCAATCATTACATTGAAATATTAAGCGCCCTGGTCAAGGAAATTCCTACCGATACGCGGCTGAATGTAGCCGATATGGGCTCAGGAAAGGGTTATCTCACGTTTGCGCTTTACGATTATTTACAAAATGTACTGCACGTAGACGCGCATGTGACCGGTGTTGAATTTCGCCCCGATCTTGTTTCCCTATGCAACGACATCGCGAAGAATTCCAATTTTAAAAACCTGCATTTCGAGGAAGGCAGTATCGAAAGTTTCAACAGCGAGGGGATTAATATGCTCATTGCGCTGCATGCTTGCGATACGGCTACGGACGATGCGGTTTTCAAGGGAATCTCCGCAGGCTCGGATCTGATCGTGGTTGCGCCTTGCTGTCACAAACAGATCCGCAGGGAAATCGAGAAAAACAAAACCGTGAATGATGTCCAGTTTCTTACTCGTTACGGGATATTCCTGGAACGCCAGGCAGAAATGGTTACCGACGGAATCCGTGCATTGATCCTGGAATATTTTGGATACAAAACCAAAGTCTTTGAATTCATTTCCGATGCGCATACACCCAAAAACGTCCTGATCGTTGGCACGAAGGATACGCGCAACGCACCCGACCAGCCAGCCATTCTTCAAAAGATCCGTGATGCCAAGCAATATTTTGGCATTGGTTACCATCATCTGGAAAAAATTACCGGTTTGCAAAGTCACCAATGA
- a CDS encoding efflux RND transporter permease subunit — MWNKIATYIIRYRLLWVALVFVSTIFMAYEASKIELSYNFARILPSNDPVEKEYQDFRKLFGEDGSVMVIGWQDPQLFEINKFRDWCKLTQRIKDTEGIKNVLSLANVYKINRNDSLRKFDVAPVVKQIPSTQAEADSIQKQIANLPIYEGLILNSKTNATLIVVTFNDKELNSKRRLSIVTDIEAMAEEFGTKHQADLHYSGMPYIRTVNMKKISGEMELFMGLAVLVTLLILWAFFRSLRLTLLSIVVVLIGVIFSVGILHLFNYKITALTGLLPPLLIVIGVPNCVFLINKYQVELRSHNNKDEALLEMIRQIGLSTFLANMTTAIGFGVFYFTNSILLVEFGVVAAISVMATYVLCLLLLPITLHYMSVPKARHLKHLDGKWASGFLKKVDFLVHNRRKEIYMAMVLLIIISAFGMTKIKTIGYVVDDLPKKDVVYTDLRFFEKNFNGVLPFEVMIDTKQPNGIFADQAEVLYKIKAFQNEMEKFPEFSKPLSVVEASRFLYQSYRGGDAKYYALPGVLELNKLTGYVQDQQGAAKQLNAFLNKDKSVTRVSFQMADVGSERIKELMQKIRPKVDSIFSPAKYKVSLTGHSLVFLKSNDYLLSNLYESLLIAIGLIAIVGMVLFRSVPIILLSKLPCLIPLALTAGIMGYFGIYFKPTTILIFSITFGIASDGTVYFLTRYREELHKNGLTPSQAVTQSIFGTGLSMIYTAVILFCGFSIFAASSFGGTAAMGVMVSITLLVAMCTNLILLPALLLSIAKRQGKNVKPS, encoded by the coding sequence ATGTGGAATAAAATAGCAACTTACATAATCCGCTACCGGCTTTTGTGGGTTGCATTGGTGTTCGTTTCGACGATTTTCATGGCTTATGAAGCGAGCAAAATCGAACTCTCTTACAACTTCGCCCGGATACTGCCCTCCAACGACCCGGTTGAAAAAGAATATCAGGATTTCAGGAAATTGTTCGGTGAAGATGGCAGCGTCATGGTCATCGGCTGGCAGGATCCGCAACTATTTGAAATCAACAAATTCCGCGACTGGTGCAAGCTCACCCAACGCATTAAAGATACAGAAGGCATCAAAAATGTGCTTTCCCTCGCCAATGTCTATAAAATTAACAGGAACGACAGCCTCCGAAAGTTTGATGTCGCGCCCGTAGTTAAGCAGATCCCGTCCACACAAGCCGAAGCAGACAGCATTCAAAAACAAATTGCCAATCTGCCGATTTATGAGGGATTGATACTCAATAGCAAAACCAATGCAACGCTGATCGTCGTAACATTCAACGACAAGGAGCTCAATTCCAAACGCAGGCTATCCATCGTGACCGACATTGAGGCAATGGCGGAAGAATTCGGCACTAAACACCAGGCTGATCTGCATTATTCCGGTATGCCTTACATTCGTACGGTGAATATGAAGAAGATCTCCGGAGAAATGGAGTTGTTCATGGGATTGGCAGTTTTGGTAACCTTACTGATCCTTTGGGCGTTTTTCAGGTCTCTCCGACTCACGCTGTTGTCTATTGTCGTCGTGCTGATCGGGGTAATTTTCTCGGTCGGGATTTTGCATCTCTTTAACTACAAAATCACCGCGCTTACCGGGCTTCTTCCACCATTATTGATTGTCATAGGCGTGCCTAATTGCGTCTTTCTGATCAACAAATATCAGGTGGAGCTAAGGTCACATAATAATAAGGACGAAGCATTACTGGAAATGATCCGGCAAATCGGCCTGTCAACATTCCTTGCAAACATGACCACCGCCATCGGGTTTGGGGTTTTCTACTTCACAAACAGCATTTTGCTTGTCGAATTTGGCGTTGTGGCGGCGATCAGTGTGATGGCAACTTATGTACTATGCCTGCTTTTATTGCCGATCACGCTGCATTATATGAGCGTTCCGAAAGCACGCCATTTGAAACATTTGGACGGGAAATGGGCTTCCGGATTCCTGAAAAAAGTTGATTTCCTGGTGCATAACCGCCGTAAAGAAATCTACATGGCCATGGTCCTGCTGATCATCATTTCTGCTTTTGGAATGACCAAAATCAAAACGATCGGTTACGTAGTCGATGACCTGCCGAAAAAGGATGTTGTTTACACAGATTTAAGGTTTTTTGAAAAGAATTTTAATGGTGTGCTGCCGTTTGAGGTGATGATTGATACGAAGCAGCCCAACGGCATTTTTGCCGACCAGGCCGAAGTGCTGTATAAAATAAAGGCGTTTCAGAACGAAATGGAGAAGTTTCCGGAGTTTTCCAAACCACTATCTGTGGTGGAGGCGTCGCGTTTTTTATATCAATCCTACCGCGGCGGTGATGCTAAATATTACGCATTGCCGGGCGTTTTAGAGTTGAACAAGCTAACCGGTTACGTGCAGGATCAGCAGGGCGCTGCCAAGCAGTTAAATGCATTTTTGAACAAGGACAAAAGCGTAACGCGTGTCAGCTTCCAAATGGCTGACGTTGGCTCTGAGCGCATTAAGGAATTAATGCAAAAGATCCGTCCAAAAGTCGATTCCATATTCAGTCCGGCAAAATATAAGGTGAGCCTTACCGGCCACAGTCTGGTTTTCCTGAAAAGCAATGATTATTTGTTAAGCAATCTGTATGAAAGTCTGCTGATCGCGATTGGCCTCATTGCCATTGTCGGCATGGTACTTTTCAGGTCTGTACCCATCATTTTACTTTCCAAATTGCCGTGTTTGATTCCTTTGGCACTGACGGCAGGCATAATGGGTTATTTCGGCATTTATTTCAAACCAACCACCATTCTAATTTTCAGTATTACATTTGGTATCGCCTCCGACGGAACTGTTTATTTCCTGACCAGATATCGTGAGGAACTGCATAAAAACGGCCTTACGCCATCTCAGGCTGTAACTCAATCTATTTTTGGGACGGGCCTAAGTATGATTTACACAGCGGTGATCTTGTTCTGTGGATTCTCGATATTCGCTGCATCTAGCTTCGGTGGAACGGCTGCGATGGGTGTCATGGTCTCAATCACATTGCTTGTAGCGATGTGTACAAATCTGATTTTGCTGCCCGCATTGCTGCTTTCGATTGCTAAACGGCAGGGGAAAAATGTGAAACCGAGCTGA
- a CDS encoding peptidase — protein sequence MTYCLGIKVKEGLVALADTRITAGTNTTVKKKMYVTQKDNYSLFIMTSGLRSVRDKAVHYFEELIGEGVVYNKLYKAVNAFGEQIKRVAEEDRAALERAGLKFNLNTIVGGQLKDDAEHKLFLLYSEGNWVELDEGSPYVIIGNSGQGKAILNRVLNGESTMKQALKAGFLSFDSTRVSNNDVDFPIDVVLYKKDSFKIVEHRYEKRDLEQISDIWADKLKQALDDIPEEWMDQSFEKIV from the coding sequence ATGACTTATTGTTTAGGAATAAAAGTAAAAGAAGGGCTTGTCGCACTCGCCGACACCCGCATTACAGCAGGCACCAATACGACTGTAAAAAAGAAAATGTATGTGACTCAAAAGGACAACTATTCCCTTTTTATCATGACCAGCGGGCTCCGTTCCGTGCGGGATAAAGCGGTTCATTATTTTGAGGAACTCATCGGTGAAGGCGTTGTTTATAATAAGCTTTACAAGGCCGTAAATGCTTTCGGAGAGCAGATCAAGCGCGTTGCGGAGGAGGATAGGGCAGCATTGGAACGTGCCGGTTTGAAATTTAACCTGAACACGATTGTTGGCGGACAGTTAAAAGATGATGCTGAGCACAAGCTGTTTTTGCTGTATTCCGAAGGCAACTGGGTGGAACTGGACGAAGGCTCGCCTTACGTGATCATTGGAAATTCCGGACAGGGAAAAGCAATCCTGAACCGCGTACTGAATGGTGAATCGACGATGAAGCAGGCTTTGAAAGCAGGTTTTCTGTCTTTTGATTCAACTCGCGTCAGTAACAATGATGTAGATTTCCCTATTGATGTGGTGTTATACAAAAAAGACAGTTTCAAAATTGTTGAGCACCGTTACGAAAAGCGGGACTTAGAGCAGATCTCCGACATCTGGGCCGATAAACTCAAACAAGCGCTCGACGACATTCCGGAAGAGTGGATGGATCAGAGTTTTGAAAAAATCGTCTGA
- a CDS encoding maleylpyruvate isomerase N-terminal domain-containing protein encodes MIQTVHLFPILDQKLIELLKSLSHDDWHKTTVARLWSVKDVASHLLDGNLRTISGSRDNYNIPPDREINSYEDMVGFLNKLNSDWVNATKRLSPGVLIDLLESTGKEYSLIMSEQDLDREARFAVAWAGEQRSKNWFHIAREYTEKWHHQQQIREATGKQGIITEQLYYPFIDTLLRGLPHTYRNVDAQPGTAVGIDVGLEQPFLRFLIKEQDGWKIENHYPNETNATVRIPPGTAWKLFTKAIKPEEAEKDITISGDSNLAKVALNLIAVMA; translated from the coding sequence ATGATTCAAACTGTCCATTTATTCCCGATTCTCGACCAGAAATTAATCGAATTACTCAAATCACTTTCGCACGACGATTGGCATAAAACCACCGTAGCGAGGCTATGGAGCGTAAAAGACGTGGCTTCGCACCTGCTGGACGGAAACCTGAGAACCATTTCGGGATCGAGGGACAACTATAACATTCCCCCAGACCGGGAAATTAACTCTTATGAAGACATGGTGGGCTTCCTCAATAAGCTGAACAGTGACTGGGTGAATGCTACAAAACGGCTCAGCCCTGGCGTTCTTATTGATTTGCTGGAATCCACGGGAAAAGAATATTCGCTGATCATGTCGGAACAGGATTTGGATCGTGAAGCACGATTTGCGGTGGCCTGGGCAGGCGAACAGAGGTCCAAAAACTGGTTTCACATTGCGCGCGAATACACCGAAAAGTGGCATCACCAGCAGCAGATCAGGGAAGCAACGGGCAAGCAAGGCATCATTACCGAACAACTTTATTACCCATTCATCGACACCCTGCTGCGCGGGCTGCCACACACTTACCGCAATGTCGATGCGCAGCCTGGAACGGCGGTAGGCATTGATGTTGGTTTGGAACAACCATTTCTAAGATTTTTGATTAAGGAACAAGACGGCTGGAAAATTGAAAATCATTATCCAAACGAGACAAATGCCACCGTTCGCATCCCGCCCGGAACCGCCTGGAAGCTGTTTACAAAAGCAATTAAACCGGAAGAAGCCGAAAAAGACATTACCATAAGCGGCGATTCAAATCTGGCCAAAGTGGCTTTGAACCTGATCGCCGTCATGGCTTAA
- a CDS encoding SGNH/GDSL hydrolase family protein produces MKLIQILFIYISLLSGCSKKGDPGNAYNPGSNEPGAKFLALGDSYTIGQSVTEAERWPVLLVKSLKNANAQFRSPDIIATTGWTTRDLIFSVDNAKPANNYDLVSLMIGVNNQFQGRSIDEYRTEFRSLLTKSIALAGGKVEHVFVLSIPDWGATPYGESDRADIAKEIDAFNAVARDECDKQKVIFIDITSISKQALNDPALLARDNLHYSGKMHQLWVDAVLPLIKSRI; encoded by the coding sequence ATGAAGCTAATTCAAATATTATTCATTTACATTTCATTGTTGTCTGGTTGCAGCAAAAAGGGCGATCCCGGAAACGCTTACAACCCGGGCAGCAATGAACCCGGTGCGAAATTTCTCGCGCTGGGCGATTCCTACACCATCGGGCAAAGCGTGACGGAAGCCGAACGCTGGCCCGTATTATTAGTAAAAAGTTTAAAAAATGCCAACGCCCAGTTCCGATCTCCGGACATTATCGCCACCACCGGCTGGACCACGCGTGACCTTATATTTTCAGTTGATAATGCGAAACCCGCAAACAACTATGACCTGGTTTCGCTAATGATCGGTGTTAACAACCAATTTCAGGGTCGGAGCATTGACGAATATCGCACCGAATTCCGAAGCCTGCTCACTAAAAGCATCGCACTAGCCGGTGGCAAAGTGGAGCATGTTTTTGTTTTGTCCATTCCTGATTGGGGCGCAACGCCTTATGGTGAAAGTGACCGTGCCGACATCGCCAAAGAGATCGATGCATTTAACGCGGTTGCCAGAGATGAATGCGATAAGCAAAAAGTCATTTTCATAGACATAACCTCTATTTCAAAGCAGGCATTGAATGATCCGGCTTTGCTGGCCAGGGACAACCTGCATTACTCGGGCAAAATGCACCAGCTTTGGGTCGATGCCGTTCTGCCGCTGATCAAGTCCAGAATATGA
- a CDS encoding 2Fe-2S iron-sulfur cluster-binding protein — protein MINIQVEDNNGDRQDLEVPVDMGLNLMEMLKAYEYDIQATCGGMGLCATCHIAVLEGGEGLPELNDNELATLDTLPDAEMNSRLACQLRCNDQMDGLVIRLKALQEA, from the coding sequence ATGATCAATATTCAAGTAGAAGATAATAACGGAGATCGTCAGGATCTGGAAGTTCCAGTAGATATGGGACTCAATTTAATGGAAATGCTGAAAGCATATGAATACGATATTCAGGCAACTTGTGGCGGTATGGGCCTTTGCGCAACCTGCCACATTGCGGTGCTGGAAGGCGGCGAGGGGTTGCCCGAGCTGAACGATAACGAACTGGCGACACTGGACACATTGCCGGATGCCGAAATGAACAGCCGGCTTGCGTGCCAGCTCCGCTGCAATGATCAAATGGACGGGCTGGTAATCCGTTTGAAAGCTTTACAGGAAGCGTAG
- a CDS encoding NAD(P)/FAD-dependent oxidoreductase — translation MITTDICIIGAGPVGLFAVFEAGLLKMRCHLIDALPVVGGQLSEIYPQKPIYDIPGAPGIIAEDLVKNLMIQIEEFKPGFTLGERVEALEKQEDESYIVRTNEGTAVHCKVVVIAAGLGSFEPRKPAVDKLEYFEGKGVHYMVKRPEQFRNQNVVLAGGGDSALDWTIFLSDIALKVTLVHRGDTFRGAPDSAEKVFELAEKGKINLILQSQVSSLGGNGVLKEISIVGNDKSVTTIPTDHFIPLFGLSPKLGPIADWQLGVEKSAVVVDTVDYSTNVERIYAIGDINTYPGKLKLILCGFHEAAIMMQSAFKFVYPDQKLSFKYTTVNGVNAF, via the coding sequence ATGATTACCACAGATATTTGCATTATCGGTGCCGGGCCAGTGGGTTTATTTGCTGTCTTCGAAGCCGGATTGCTGAAAATGCGTTGTCATCTGATCGACGCCCTGCCGGTTGTAGGCGGCCAGCTCTCAGAAATTTATCCTCAAAAACCCATCTACGACATTCCTGGCGCACCGGGAATCATAGCCGAAGATCTGGTCAAAAATTTAATGATCCAGATCGAGGAATTCAAGCCAGGCTTCACATTAGGCGAACGCGTGGAAGCGCTGGAAAAACAGGAGGACGAATCTTACATTGTCCGCACAAATGAAGGAACGGCTGTTCACTGCAAAGTTGTGGTTATAGCAGCCGGCCTGGGAAGTTTTGAACCAAGAAAACCTGCGGTCGATAAATTAGAATATTTCGAGGGCAAAGGAGTTCACTATATGGTGAAGAGACCCGAACAATTCCGTAACCAGAACGTTGTGCTGGCCGGTGGCGGAGACTCTGCACTGGACTGGACTATTTTTCTTTCAGATATAGCATTAAAAGTAACGCTGGTGCACCGGGGAGACACCTTCCGTGGTGCACCCGATTCAGCCGAAAAAGTTTTCGAGCTTGCTGAAAAAGGGAAGATCAATCTGATCCTGCAATCGCAGGTCAGCAGCCTGGGTGGTAACGGCGTGTTGAAAGAAATTTCTATTGTTGGCAATGACAAAAGCGTCACCACAATTCCCACCGACCATTTTATTCCACTCTTCGGATTGAGTCCAAAGCTTGGGCCGATTGCTGATTGGCAGCTGGGCGTTGAGAAATCTGCTGTTGTAGTTGACACAGTGGACTATTCCACCAATGTGGAGCGGATCTACGCGATCGGCGATATAAACACTTATCCGGGTAAATTAAAGCTGATCCTCTGCGGGTTTCATGAAGCCGCGATCATGATGCAAAGCGCATTTAAATTCGTTTACCCGGACCAGAAATTGAGTTTCAAATACACCACTGTTAACGGAGTTAATGCATTTTAG
- a CDS encoding diacylglycerol/lipid kinase family protein encodes MKNTNLLHNPTAGDNDFSEKELVKLIEAEGFKCDYSSVKDEGWDDFKTETDFLIIAGGDGTVRRVAKALMERKRLDKQYPLALLPHGTANNIATALQITGEAKEIAKSWHNEHLQPFDIGKIYGLGDDRFFLEGFGYGVFPRLMKVMSKMEAEIGDTVEQKLKAALAVLYDIVLNYEAKECKIVADGVEHSGRYLMVEVMNIRSIGPNLFLAPDADPGDGELEIVTIPETQRKKFEAFILSQINGEDEKYKFPTIKAKSVELAWEGKDLHIDDERIKLEEPAGVTIEVQPKMLHFVITKSNLQ; translated from the coding sequence ATGAAAAACACCAACCTTTTGCACAACCCCACGGCCGGGGATAATGATTTTTCCGAAAAAGAATTAGTAAAACTGATTGAGGCGGAAGGTTTTAAATGTGATTACTCCTCCGTAAAAGACGAGGGCTGGGACGACTTCAAAACAGAGACCGATTTTCTTATCATTGCCGGCGGTGATGGAACCGTGAGGCGCGTTGCCAAGGCATTAATGGAAAGAAAGCGGCTAGACAAACAATATCCACTCGCATTATTGCCGCACGGCACCGCCAATAACATTGCAACTGCCTTGCAAATCACCGGTGAAGCGAAAGAAATCGCGAAAAGCTGGCATAACGAACATTTACAACCATTTGACATCGGCAAAATATACGGATTGGGTGACGACCGCTTTTTTCTGGAAGGATTCGGTTACGGCGTATTCCCGCGACTGATGAAGGTGATGAGTAAAATGGAAGCAGAAATCGGCGATACGGTAGAACAAAAACTCAAAGCTGCGCTTGCAGTGCTTTACGACATTGTATTGAATTATGAGGCCAAGGAGTGTAAGATCGTGGCTGACGGTGTGGAGCATTCAGGTAGATATCTGATGGTTGAAGTCATGAACATCCGATCCATTGGACCTAATCTGTTTCTTGCGCCTGACGCGGATCCAGGAGATGGCGAACTTGAAATAGTAACAATCCCGGAAACGCAGCGAAAGAAATTTGAAGCGTTCATACTAAGTCAAATCAATGGTGAAGACGAAAAATATAAATTCCCGACCATTAAGGCCAAAAGCGTGGAATTGGCTTGGGAAGGTAAAGACTTACACATTGATGATGAACGCATTAAGCTGGAAGAGCCGGCCGGAGTGACCATTGAAGTGCAACCAAAAATGCTGCACTTCGTCATTACAAAATCAAACTTGCAATAA
- the surE gene encoding 5'/3'-nucleotidase SurE produces the protein MKILVTNDDGIYSPGLAALAKIAARFGEVKVVAPDVEQSSMGHAITASRPLSYKKSPIDFDGIDAWRVNGTPADCVALGQHLWDKPDVVLSGINMGPNLGNAMWHSGTLAAAKQAVLFGMKGIALSTPTDKEPDFDALDPFVEKTLALLFQNDHLNLVNVNFPHDPKGVRWTRQSVRLYDNQIVPALDPMGRKHYWFTVIPMEPAEEGTDRWAIENGFVSITPLRLDLTNEADLEKAQKAYPIA, from the coding sequence ATGAAAATCCTTGTGACAAACGACGACGGAATATACAGTCCCGGACTTGCCGCCCTTGCCAAAATCGCGGCTCGGTTTGGAGAGGTTAAAGTAGTTGCCCCCGATGTGGAACAATCATCAATGGGTCATGCGATTACAGCTTCCAGACCTCTGTCATATAAAAAATCCCCCATAGATTTCGACGGAATTGATGCCTGGCGTGTGAATGGTACGCCAGCAGACTGCGTGGCGCTGGGCCAGCATTTATGGGATAAGCCTGACGTGGTCCTTTCTGGTATCAACATGGGGCCGAACCTGGGTAACGCCATGTGGCATTCTGGAACATTAGCAGCGGCAAAACAGGCCGTCCTGTTTGGGATGAAGGGAATTGCACTCAGCACGCCCACAGATAAAGAGCCCGATTTTGATGCGCTGGATCCTTTTGTTGAAAAAACGCTGGCATTATTGTTCCAAAATGACCATTTAAATCTGGTCAACGTGAATTTCCCGCATGACCCGAAGGGCGTTCGCTGGACTAGACAATCAGTAAGATTGTACGACAATCAAATTGTACCCGCACTCGACCCGATGGGTAGGAAACATTACTGGTTTACGGTTATTCCTATGGAGCCGGCAGAAGAAGGCACGGACCGCTGGGCTATCGAAAACGGCTTCGTATCAATAACCCCGCTACGGCTCGACCTGACCAATGAAGCCGACCTTGAAAAGGCTCAAAAGGCCTACCCGATCGCCTGA
- a CDS encoding MFS transporter, whose translation MEKSKIGNYRWVICALLFFATTINYIDRQILGLLKPTLELEFNWTESDYANIVMVFAGCYALGYIIFGNFIDRIGSKMGYSISIIIWSIAAIAHAFVKSTFGFGAVRALLGLGEAGNFPAAVKATAEWFPKRERALATGIFNSGTSIGAVAAPIMVPWLLGAYGWQEAFLITGALGFIWLIFWWLFYEIPSRHKKIQPEEFAYIHSDSEDIATADEKPIKWAKLIQLPQTWVFISGKLLTDPIWWFFLFWLPSYFATTFSLDLKKPSLHLAIVYTATTFGSIGGGYLSSYLIKKLGWAPLRARKATLLVVAFAVLPIILAKFATDIWVAVAIISIAAAAHQAWSANIFTIVSDIFPKRAVSSVVGIGGMAGSIGSTLFPLLVGSLLDYYKAAGNIGAGYNILFVICGLAYFAAWLIIHFLTKNMKPVEEALRD comes from the coding sequence ATGGAAAAATCCAAAATTGGCAATTACCGCTGGGTCATTTGTGCATTACTATTTTTTGCCACCACAATCAATTACATCGACAGACAAATCCTTGGCTTACTGAAACCTACGCTCGAACTGGAATTTAACTGGACCGAGTCGGACTACGCAAACATTGTCATGGTTTTTGCCGGTTGTTATGCCTTGGGTTATATCATTTTTGGAAATTTCATTGACAGGATCGGGTCAAAAATGGGTTACTCTATCTCCATTATCATATGGAGCATTGCTGCGATTGCGCATGCTTTCGTCAAAAGTACATTTGGTTTTGGCGCGGTAAGGGCGCTTTTAGGATTGGGTGAAGCGGGAAATTTCCCAGCAGCTGTAAAAGCCACCGCCGAATGGTTCCCTAAGCGCGAGCGCGCACTTGCAACAGGAATCTTCAACTCGGGGACGAGCATCGGTGCCGTTGCTGCTCCGATCATGGTGCCCTGGTTGCTGGGCGCATACGGATGGCAAGAAGCATTTTTGATCACCGGAGCATTGGGTTTTATATGGCTGATATTCTGGTGGTTGTTTTATGAAATCCCATCGCGGCACAAGAAGATACAGCCCGAGGAATTTGCTTACATTCACAGTGATAGTGAAGATATCGCAACTGCCGATGAAAAGCCGATCAAATGGGCCAAGCTCATTCAGCTTCCACAAACCTGGGTTTTCATCAGCGGAAAACTACTCACCGATCCAATCTGGTGGTTCTTTCTTTTTTGGCTCCCCTCCTACTTTGCCACCACATTCTCGCTCGACCTTAAAAAACCAAGTCTGCACCTGGCCATCGTTTACACGGCAACCACATTCGGGAGCATAGGCGGCGGTTATTTGTCTTCCTATCTGATAAAAAAATTAGGCTGGGCACCGTTACGGGCGCGTAAAGCTACTTTGTTGGTCGTGGCGTTCGCTGTTTTGCCTATTATACTGGCTAAGTTTGCGACCGACATCTGGGTTGCAGTGGCCATTATCAGCATTGCGGCGGCAGCGCACCAGGCATGGAGCGCGAATATTTTCACCATTGTTTCCGATATTTTCCCAAAACGTGCGGTAAGCTCAGTGGTAGGCATCGGCGGCATGGCAGGATCCATTGGTTCAACCCTGTTCCCGTTGCTGGTTGGCTCTTTACTGGATTATTATAAAGCAGCCGGAAACATTGGCGCTGGCTACAATATCTTGTTCGTTATATGCGGTTTGGCCTATTTTGCTGCGTGGCTGATCATTCATTTCCTGACCAAGAATATGAAACCGGTGGAAGAAGCGTTAAGAGATTGA